The Fundulus heteroclitus isolate FHET01 unplaced genomic scaffold, MU-UCD_Fhet_4.1 scaffold_181, whole genome shotgun sequence genome includes the window AGCTGCACCTTTTTTATGCATTAGGGTTAGAAGCCGGCCCAATAAtcagtatcggtatcggccttAAAAAACCTGTATCGGTCGATCTCTAATTAGGGTGTCCAGTCTAGTCCCcgcagcaatttttttttttttttttaataaatctctTGTTAAAGTTTCCAGACCACTTTctgattgctgtttttttttcccactggtTTGCAGGGAAAGCGATGGCTGTGGCTCAGCACCATGATGCAGTGTCTGGAACAGAGAAACAGCATGTTGCAAACGACTACGCCCAGAGGCTGGCCAAAGGCTGGCAACACTGTCAGGTATTCAGAAAAGATAACGTCATCTAATTtagtcctgcattaaatcttcCTGCTATTATTGGTGTTCTGTGTAGAACCGGCATTATTCGGGCGGATTATGATGCAATCTTGCCCACAACCCAGTTTTTGTCGGATGCAGCATGTTTTATCTCTGTCCTTGGCAGGTTTTGGTCAGTAATAGTTTGGCTTCTCTCACTGGCTCCTCTGCTGAAAGAATTTACTGTGATAACCTCAACGTCAGTGTGTGTCCTCTTACCGAGTCCAGCAAAAAGGTGAACATGCCGACACGAACACTCATAACATGATGTAAAGTAAACCTGGATCTAATAATGGTTTAATTAATCCACATCTTATCCACAATAAGCGTTCTTGATGTTCATATGGTCTGAACAAGCATCTATTAAtgtttttgatgattatttttttttttttactcataagCTGTTTCTGTCTTACCACTGTTGTTTAGTTCTCAGTCAGTGTGTACAACCCTCTGGGACGGACTGTCACTTGGCCCGTCAGGCTGCCGGTCAATGGAACGGCCTACAGCGTAATTGATGCTCAAGGCAACTCTGTGGACAGTCAGGTTTGTAGATGCCGTCACACTGGAGCATCACTCTGTTCCTCATTTATTAGTAACTAAGCCCCGGATTCCACTTCCTCTGTGCTTGTTCAATTCATGTCCGACCGACGGAGTGGCTGCTTTATGTTAATTAATGAGCACGGTTCCACGTTCTCCGTCACTACTCCAAACATCGCTGTCGTCGTTTACCACCAAAATACAGAACAACTCCAATCTTATGTTCCTTTCCGGTTGGTTAGGCTCCGACTGGGTCAGGCTCCACAGTTGCAATTGTACCGACCAGGAAAAAGAACATCAACAACCTCCGGTTTGctcaattttaataatttaaatagagATCGTTAACCACAAATTAAAtacttagtcttttttttttaaatattcacaatAACATTAACTGTTTTAATTAAGTATTGGATGCAAACCACTCTTTTTTTGCaccaaaaaaggaagaaaatttgtcatttcaattcaattttatttgtatagtgccaattcatgaaacatgtcatctcgaggcactctacaaagtcaaattcaatcatattatacagattggtcaaaatgtcttatataagggaaccagttgattgcatcaaagtcccgacatgcagcattcactccttgggaagcgtagagccacagggagagtcgtctgcattgtccatggctttgcagcaatccctcatactgagcaagcatggagcgacagtgggaagaaaaactccccattaacgggaagtcaaacctccagcagaaccaggctcagtatgaaacggtcatctgcctcaaccgggTACAGGAGCAGAGGATGTGGAATTACGGGGTAACTCCGCCCACATTAAAGTATTAATTTGAGCAAAACGTAACTGTGTAACCTCACGACCGCTTCCTTCTATGTATGGAAGGTGCTTCCTCTGTCAGGAGCCACTCAGGAAGTAAGGAGGAATCGAGGCTTTGCCGTCAACGAGCTGGTGTTCCAGGTTCAGGCTCCTCCTCTGGGCTACAGCACGTATTCTGTGTCCCTGCTTCAGGATCAGCCACCTCCTTCTTTACCTCAACATGGAGCGCCCACTGTCATCCAAAATAAGGTGTTTATGCGTCATTGTCGTACACATTTTTATGGAGAAAATGTTAGTTATGTCTTTTCAGAAAAGAAATGAGCTACTCTGATTGCATCCCACTTAGAAATAACCATAACGGAATCCAGCCTGAATAGGGATTTGTTCTTAAATGATGCGTTTATGTGCTACAGTTCCTGCAAGTGACCTTTGACCCTGACACGGGCCTCTTGACCGGTCTCAGCAACCTGGAAACCAAACAGACCATAAAGCTGACGCAGAATTTCTACTGGTTGGTGTTTCTTGCAAAGCACAAACGGAGAACACATttaagcaaatttattttttccacccATATGCCGCCACATGACGAAGATCATGTGTGTATTTTTGGATATTTTAGGTACAACGCCAGCGACGGCAACAGCCCCGAGAGTCAGCAGACCTCCGGAGCCTACATCTTCAGACCGAACTCCTCCACGCCTTTCATGGTCAACAGTAAGGCCAAAGTGGAGCGCTTTCAGGTAGAGTGGGCAGCATCCTGGTTAGTGTTCTCAGTTTTAACCCGGCTGTAGGAgctatttctctatttttgttttagaactcagattatttagtttgtttgtatttatttggttatttgttgcatttttgtttgaaaGTAGTTGTTTTAGAATACAATTATTTCTTATTGAAttgtttaattagttaattgattttgtttgggGTTTTGGGTGTGTCTGGTGTATAAATACATGGACTCCAGGTAGCTCAGGAGGAAAGTGGGTgggcttatgtttttttttttttaccagtcttCCATTGCTGCAGTCTGTCAGTCTACCAGTCCTTTCAGGAAACCAAGGCAGGAGAGGCGGCGAGTAGTTTTTCAGTTTgtaccatgtttattttttcctgaaGAAACCTGAAATAAACTCACGGAACTGCATTTTGAGaatttttgagaattttttgTACTGCGTAAAACCGGAAACCCACAATTCATCAAGTGActatttgatttaaatttattttttgtttgtttacttttaagtttttttttcataaacaaGTAGTCACTACACCGACGTTaatctaaaaccttttttaatttttattttaactctcTGACCTAGTATCTAACGTTGACAAAATAACTGATCAATTTAGTTTCTTTAGAGCAGCATCTGCAGATGAGATTTCCTTACAAcaagattgtaaaaaaaaatataaaaattccCACACAGTTGAGTGATGAAACCGGTCAACAAATCCAGGGTATACTTGTAATTTAGTAATATTGTACCCCCAGAACACGGTGGTGCAGGAGGTGCGGCAGTGGTTTGCTCCGTGGGTGTCTCAGGTGGTCCGTCTTTATGCCGACAGCAAAGCTGTGGAGCTGGAGTGGACCGTCGGACCCGTGCCAGTAAAGTGAGTGTCTACTCCCAAACATTTGTGggttaggagaaaaaaaaatcgtagGTTTAATATGTAGGTGTTTTATGTCCTTTTTGTGGTCCGGGAAtgtatttgtttgcttttaaaatgcGTTACATTTGCTCTGCATCCCTCagcgatggacaggggaaggagGTGATCACTCGTCTGGACACCAGCATTAAGACCGCTGAAATTTTCTACACAGACTCCAACGGCAGGGAAGTCCTGCAGCGAAGGTACGATAAGGAGATATAaatatcttttgttttctttaatagaGACAACTAAAATAGTGGTTCAGAATTTTGGGATTTTCTTTCCAACAGGAAAGACTACCGTCCTACGTGGCAGCTGAAGCAGACAGAGCCCATTGCTGGAAATTACTACCCCATCAACTCTCGTGCCTTTATAAAGGTCCTTTTCATTTGCTAATGAGTTTGTCagtgttttaataaatgttctGCAATCCTTCCTATAGTTTAGTTTATGTCCGTGTTCAGGATGACGTGGATCAACTCACAGTAGTGACAGATCGCTCACAAGGAGGAGGGAGCATATACAACGGATCTCTGGAGATCATGGTAAGGTGTCTCTGAcggttaatttatttatttaaaaacaccttttaagAGGGTTCAAGCAAATCCTGTTGCAATATTTTTTATCACACATTTAGGTGTATATAAAGACACACCTTACATGGGTCTAAACATTAAAAGGACAATTGCATGTACAATTTATAGTGAGCTTCTGCAAAACGGTGGCTTAAATTACTTTTGCTGTGGAGattttccatgttttccatcTAGGGCTGACAGTGCAGCGTTCTAATCAGTCTAAATTCTTCCCTGTAGTCAGACAGTTGTTAGCTAAATTGGTCGGACCGCCTTGGTTGTTGAAGCACTCGGTGCAGACTGAGCATCTCCACAGCAAAGCATGAGAATGCGTAACAGTTGGTGGGTCATTGCTGCATCATTCAATaaaatgattatatatatatattatgtctTTGAGTTGTGATGCCAATGTCATTGAATTTCTTGCCATGTCCAAGGAAGTCAATGGCAGATAGAATTACACATGCTAGCTATGAAGGCAGAAAATTCAAGGTGCAATAGTTTGACAGGGATGGTAAAGTTGGCAGATCTCAATTAGGACTTGAAAAATAGGGCAGATCTGTTCAGTGGTGACAAGCAGCACATCTTGGAAACTGGTTTGAGTGtgcaagttattttttttgtgtgcaccTTTTTTACAATCTTAACTTATTGGAAATGGCGTATCATTACTCTCCAGCTCCACCGCCGGCTGCTGTACGACGACTACCGAGGCGTTGGCGAAGCTCTCGATGAGCGATCTGAAATCTTCCCAGACGGGCTGGTGGTCCGCGGTcgcctcctcctctcccttgAGCGTCCCGCCGTCGCTGCCGACACGCATCGTCCCCTAGCCCAGGAGGTCGTATCACAGCCGCTGTTGTCGTTTACGGATGGAGGCCTGAGCCAAAACACTGCGCTGGAGGTGAATGGGATGGGGTGGGGTTATTTGTTCTGACTAGATCTCAGCTGCTGTTTCTGGTGTCCCTTTTTCTTATTACATTCATTCTGGCTTAATATCAGGTGGGCAAATTCCAGCAGGTGGATAACTGCAACTGCTAAGAGGTCTTAGATGTTCAGGTTGGAACCAAAATCATTGGTTCACATTTGgatcacttcttcttctttttttttttcaattgtagTTTTCAGGTCTCCAGGCTTCGCTGCCCCCTGCTGTCCACCTCCTGACGCTGAGTCAGTGGGATGACGAGTCGGTCCTGCTGAGGCTGGAGCATCAGTTCCAGAGCTGGGAGAGCAAAGTCAACTCTCAGCCCGTCACAGTCAACCTTCAGGTCAGAAATTCAAAAGTCATGACAGACTTGATGTATAAGCCATTATTGGAGCATTGGTGAAATATGTTACTAGCAACTTATAAGTTTAAAGATAGTGAGCTGCATGCAAGTCTGTTTGGGTGTGGCCAATTAACTGGTTTagtaaaattgtgttttgcaAAACTATTTAACCACCTTGGCTGTTCTTATATTTTGTTGTCCCACATTGCCACTTTGGAGGAGTCTCTGAGCTCGCCACATCTTGCCCcctgggatttttttcccctgtccTTCAAGGCagaactgctccagctcctccatgttTGATGGTTCTCGCTTGTCAACCgcgatcttcaagtctaaccacagattctcaattggatttaggcctggactttgactagaccctCCCAACACATTCAAATGTGTTGTGTTAAACCAATCAAGTGTTTTAGCCGCATGCTTCTGGTCAGTGTCCTGCTgcaaggtgaacctccaccccagacTCCTTTGGTCTCGGTGCTTCCTCTCTGATCAGTGCCTtagcaggtttgttgtggtaccgtGTGCTTTCCGTCTGTAGATGGTACTCTCAGGggtatttttttaacacttgtacttctcaacaactttgtctcagatttgtttggagagctccttggtattcatggtgtgatgcctctcttgtttagtggtgctgcagcctctggcgcctttcacaaaacatgttttatacaGACTGATCATGTGACACACAGGTagacttcatttcactaattatgtgacttttcAAGTTAAATGGGTCGCACCAGAACTTTTTAAGGGCTTCATAGCAAAGCGGTTGGATATACAGTTTATGTACAAGccaaatttctattttttttaattttttttctgtatactGTTCACTTCAACACACCTTCTTTTTATATCCATTTTAACAATTTGGTTTCTGCTCCTTCTTTTGCACAGAAACTGTTTTCCACTCTGgatgttttgggtttttctgAGCTGAACCTTTCCGCCAATCAGTGGAAGGAAGAGATGAGCCGCTTTGATTGGACGCCTGAGAAAGGTAGAGCACAGCCACGCCTGGCTGGGAATATGATGACAATTGAGCTAACAGCTACTGTATACTACAAAAAGGCATTAAAGATGTGTAACCAAGGTGGGGAAAACTTTGGAAATGCAcaacgaataaaaaaaaaaaaacgcccgtTTGAGTGACAGAATTTGATTAAactagttatttttattttttacttttaaatgtctTAACTGAAGCCTTCTcaaatttgttttttcaaagcatttttttttttgaccagcAATTAGAACACCTTGCAAACTGTCTATGGTGTTGAAAAGCCACATTGTGTAGCTGTGCATCAGCTATTCACcaagtttttatatttttctggggGGTAGGGAGATAACCAAAAAgtgctaaagttttttttttttttgtttttttgggggggggggggggataatgcCCAGTTTGAGCTGTAAGTGTTGTTTCAAAGACTGGGCTAAATTcctgctttaaaacaaattcaacTGGCAACCCAAAGGCAAACATTGACATGGAGATCAGCAGACCCTCCATCTGAATGCTCGGGGATTTGCATCAtctggcagttttttttaaccggTCACAGATCAATTAGTTGCCTGGAAGCTGCAGAGTCATCTACAGCTCAGAGGGCTAATTGAGCAGAGGATGAACACAAAAATTGACTGTCACATTTTAACTCTACAATGGTGGTAATTGCTGCCTCATTACAATCAGCAGCACTGTGCAGAACAGCTCCCTCCAGGTACAAATTAAACTGTAATATAATGAGCCATAaatttttgtttcacagcagggCGTTTTTAACAAGACATGTTTTATGTCGCTTCTTCTGTTTGGGGAGGGACCTGGTGCGTTTAGTGCTAATAAAGCATAAACTAGGTTTTATTATacatttagtatttttatttatatgctcTAAGATGggatattgttttcttttttttttttgacaaagctgcATCTGTGTTTACAGAGGAGAAGCCTCTGCTGAAGACGTTTGAGGATCCCTCCGTGTGGGAAGTCACCTTGAGGCCGATGGAGATCCGAACCTTCCTACTCAGGGTCACATTAAAATAACCAATCACATGCATCAAAATGATACCACTTGAATCTAAttgaaagggattttttttttttattgtatttttacccATCTTACTTTTTGGCTAGGGACAGGCATTTGAATCAAAAACCTTTATTGAAAATCATGAGCACACTTATGTTGATTGTTGTTCATATAAAGCTGCCTTGCACTGTTGAACAGGATTGGTCCAGAAGCGTATCTGAATCAGGAGTTGTTGGCCTATCGCTAggttattttttagattttatttttctttgtttcgtGCCACAGTGACATTAATGAACACGGATTAAGCTTCAGATGTAACTGACAGCAAAgggaaaaaacatttccagaggTTAATACACGGTGCCTTCTTTAAAGCTAACCTTAAACGTCATTTTAAGGGgggttttttttgctgcagattCACATAAGAGTAATGAGATTTTCAGAAGCTGCTGCTACCATCTTCTTTGGAGAAAAGCTATCATACAAATTTGGCTCAGCTGATCAAAATGTGATGTTacaggacacaaaaaataaatctaagccTAATAGCTGTTTAGAGATTGATCTTACAAAAGAGTTCAATGGAAATCAGGATGCCCCACAAAAACAATTACTGCTCTGAAAATAAAACGTATCAACAGGTTACTTTACTACAGATACAACTGTGCTGCTAAACAGTGCATAATACTCccattttatcatattttttacATGTAACCACAATATGAGGCTTTCATGGAACCAACAGTGGAAGATTAGTTTGAACAGCAAAAGTAGCTATTCCAGTGTTACTagcagcttttctgttttgcaaatGTTTGCCCATTGAACTCGGCCATAGCCTTGCAGTAAAAGGCGTTTCCTGTTACGGAAGTGCACTACACACATTGGCTTATAACAGGAAGTAAAGATTAATTGATTAGTTTGAACTTTGTGCTGGAGTCCCTTATCTCTACTATGAATGTAGACGACTGTTATTGGTACCAACAGATAGAGCATGTTacatttattaacattaaattaaatgatgctaaaaatatttttgaatctTGGGGCACTGAATGTCTTTCCATGAAGCTCCATTAGATGTGGACTAGGTGCACAATTTTAATCTTGGCCTTGTTAGAATAGCAAATTGATCAAAGTTAAATAATAACAAACCCCACCACAAGGTTCCTACTACATTTCCCCTGGATCGTCTCTatatttacatgtttaaatCTGACTTGTTTGCACGGGATTATTCCTAAAGTTTTATACGTcttatttgcaaatgttttataaatatgcCCTGTGTTCATCATAAGCAGAACTACTTAAAGAAAGCCGTCTGGTTTAGACCACAGATGAGTTAAGAGGGCAAAGCTGAGGTGAAATGATGCCTAATGAAAGCGGTTATTCATCTGTGGATCCTATCACTCAAAAACCAGATCTAGCAAATATTTCTACTGAAACATAAGTAGCGATGAGGAATATCATAGATAAAAACACATAATCTGAACATAAACCCATgagtaaaaattattattacttaTACTTTAAGTAACAGAATAAGGAAGATTATGGAAAAAGTCATTTTCCATGGAGAattatttttcccccctgaaTTATCCAGActtggaaaataaaattttagaCTCCTGCCTGAACACTTCATACATTCCCACAAATCACATTCGCTTCCATTTACTGCAAACAAATGGCAGCTGACGGGGATTGAATCTCTATTCCTTTATTTCTTATGCACTGTGAAATTTATTAACCATCTGCACATTtgtaaacaatttaaagcaGCAAGTACAGAATATTTCCATGTCTGTAGACCAACTGGTGCCAAATTGtactgtgcaataaaaaaaaaaaaaaaagatctactcatgtatgtatatacatggTTTGTTTACTGCTCAACAAGCatcttgtaataaaaaaaatcaaatcttgCTTGGATCATGTGGTTCTTGTCTCCTGTAATCTAATATTTTATATGTTGCTCTCGGTGGTGACCGGTTTAAACTGTTAGAACCCGTTCGTCTTTGAAGtctcaatgaaaaaaaagttttcattaaAAGGCGACAACCCACTGGGTCGTTATAAAGGTCTGTTCTTGTGCAGTTGTGAAACTGAATTAATACAAAGCTATTTACAGAATTTAATAATTGCAGAAATGCATCTGTAACTTACAGTTCCGTGAGACCTGTTACTTTTGCACACACGCAGCAGGTTCTTGTGGTTTCATTTTAAGTCAAAGCAATGACTTCGTTTGAATGgaatacatgttttaaaaataaatccttgacATAAAACTGACGAGATTCTTTCCATTCACTTTCAGAGGTCCAAAACAATCTAACCTCATGGTGTCCGGACTCCACCAgaccatttaaacaaaaaaaactaaaaaaatcctcaaaattaaaaacaaaaataactaggACCCATTCCATTTTCTAATCACACTTCTGCTCCGCGTCGTGGGAGTAGCAGCAGTCGTCTCCATGCGTGCAAGttccctgcagaagaaaacaAGATGAAGGTGCGCGTGTGAGCCATACGGTACTTTCTGAATGTGAGCGGCTTCTGTCAGAACTGAGTGACGCAGCCGACTCCCCTCAAAGAGAGAGCGTCTGCCACGGGTCTGACCTGTTTGAACTTCTTGCAGGGAAAGTTCTTCAACTGTGAAGAGTCTGTGATTTGgttctttcttttgttctggTACTTCTTCCTCTTGTCCTGCAGGTTTGGAGTGATTCCACCACTGGAGGAGAGGACGAAAGGTCAGTAGGGGATTtcagagggaggagagaggcCGGCTAGGGGAGAGAAACAATAGCCTCTTTCATTTCGCCGTTTTGTTCCGTGATCTAGACATGTTCTCCGTGCCTCGCGGTCAACTGAAAGGTTCTAACACGGACCGAATGCCCAGATATTTGCCTGCATGAGGATAGAGACACAGAGCTCAGACCTTTGGGAGATTATCTGCGCCTGACACACTTTAGGTGAATGCTGCAGTTACAGCAAAAGCAGCAAAAGTGGAAGGTGCACTTGGCCTGTGATACTGGCGACAAATCAACCTGAAGTTTTACTGGTGGTCCTGAGATTTTCTAAAGGTAGAGTAGGAGGCAGAAtgtttagttatcaggctcctcttctgtggttCTAGTCTGAGGCAGATTTcctgtttacttttaagacGAGGCTTGAACGCTTCCTTTATGATAAAGCCTATAGTTAGGGTGGCTTGTATTTTCTGCACCATCTCCATAGTCATGCTGCATCAGGCttaagctgctggaggacattttGACCACTTTTCCTCACCAAAAATATGATTTTCTAAAGTATTAGTGTCATTAACCTTATGCTTCCATTGCTTTTTCTCTACATGAAAGTTGCATCTGGCATTTCTGCCAAAAACGTCCTGTTTCTTCGGCTCCGTCCGAATACCATTGCCAAAGTGCTAAGTGAttagtgctgtctgaatagtgcagtcagcaAGGAAGAAGGTAGGAGAAGGaacctgtatgctccctcctgcggctagttttgcctaggaaccccacTCTGTCCCTTATCGATGCTAAGAAGCCTTacggtatcccacaatccttttgCACGACATGCTGTATCAGCATAGCCTCTTcacagaaatcaacaaaaatgtctggagagaagagagcgtgcacactgtagttcattttcagaaagctgtaggcccggatttgactctcatcatccatgtgcgtttctgtcacgtaatgacgtcagagtgGAAGGCTGTCTGAATTCAGCAGAGCTGTCCGAAGCTCTTTTCCTACCCATGATATTGTTCTTATTGTTGACCCCGTGAAAGGTCAGGGAACAGGAGCTATAAGCTAGTAATAAGGGTATTTAGATGAAGCCTTCTATAAAGGACACACCTGATGGTCTTCCAGTCTTTAACCGCGTCTAGACCCAATGAGCTACTGCTGTAATTAACTATATGCTCAGTCTTCCATCCTATTGATTTTACAAATGGCTCAGAGTTTATATGTTGAGCTGCGTTTGTCTCCTAGATTAAGCCAATAAAGGAGCCACTGCTGCCATTAACTGTactttaacatagaaagtactccttgaCCCGTGATTCTGTTTTATCCGTGTGTGCTCCATCTTCTCAAACCCTGGTCAGCCACGGCTCATGAACGCTCGCCCTAagccaggttctgctggaggtctcttctcgttaaagaaaatatctccTCATCACTGTCGCTGCGTGCAGTGAGagtcagtatgagggattgctgggAAGCTGAAGACCAAACGTAGTCTGCTGTTCACTGTCGCCGTATGCTTGGTTCAAGgaaaaggattgctgcaaagtcagtaaCTTGGGTTTGTTTATAGAAAACCTTTTGCCAATCGGCATAATAAATTGAACAGGGTTTATGGATAGGATGACAAGCGATTCGGTCATCTCAGTACAATAGAATATAACtgacaagtatttttttttgtaatataattCAAAATGATTAATGTAGATTTGTTACAcacaatatatttcaagtgcttatttctgttaattctgAAGATTATGGCTTATAAATAATCAAATCCCAAAATGTAGTCCCAAAATCaggaaaatttaaatattaaatgaagAAAATGATTTTTAATACAGGAATGCTAAGTTATGAGCTACACAATCATGCTGACTTGACAGATTTCCAGCAGACagtcattgctaaagaggctggcCGCTCAGAGTGCTGTACTCAAGCACTTTCatagaaagtttagtggaagaaaaactgaCGGAAAGAggcttttcaactttttaaattgcaaaacaaaaataaactgttgaTGCTATTCTACTTAATGAGATGTGCGAGAGTGTGTGTGATTTACCCTGTTTTGGCCCGAGCTTTGGGGCCCCAGAAGGCCTGTGGGTTCTCCTGGAACCGGGTCAAATGACGTTTCCGAGACTGAGGGTTAGCATCCTCTCTTACTGTGAAGCAGGCTTCCAGCCTAAACACACACGTGCCGTGAATATATCAGGTGATATTACAATAACACATTCAAAACTGTTGTCTTTCTCCACAGTAAAATCCAACATGTCCTCATCCAGTACGTGATTAAATGCTGCAGGTCGTCTCACCTTGGTTCGGAGGACAGGATCTTGAACGCAGGACTGGTCTGAGACAGTTTCTCCCTCTTTACAGGATTTGTTTTCTCCTGCCACAGACGAGGATGCAAAGAACATGTGATCACGTATTCTTGTGTAAAGACTTGTGTTGGGCGAGGAAAGACGTGATTAAACTTTGCTGTACCCAGCAGcgcatgatgtcccagatgacTCCAGGAGGCGCGTCTGTCTTAACTCCGTTTTTACAAGCGTGAGACAGAGAAACCTTGTGACCA containing:
- the LOC105937065 gene encoding lysosomal alpha-mannosidase, which encodes MALGLQLPAAASLLVFCGVLSFPVGQEKRDSAGCGYQSCHDTKPTMLNVHLVPHTHDDVGWLKTVDQYFYGDRNDIQHAGVQYILDSVVDQLIKNPDRRFIYVETGFFYRWWKQQSPSMQQTVKQLVNEGRLEFVNGGWCMSDEATTHYSAVIDQMTIGLRFLNETFGVCGRPRVAWHIDPFGHAREHASIFAQMGYDGFFFGRLDYQDRNRRRKEKEQELLWRASDSLTPPMADLFTGILPNGYNPPTGFCWDQLCSDDPIRDDPDLEDYNVDDVVQRFLRAAKSQALVYKTNHIIMTMGSDFQYENANLWYKNLDKLIRYVNAQQANGSNVNVLYSTPSCYLQELHRANLTWSLKTDDFFPYADNSHNFWTGYFTSRPALKRYERISNSNLQSCNQLEVLGGPISRKGLFGQGDSETLRKAMAVAQHHDAVSGTEKQHVANDYAQRLAKGWQHCQVLVSNSLASLTGSSAERIYCDNLNVSVCPLTESSKKFSVSVYNPLGRTVTWPVRLPVNGTAYSVIDAQGNSVDSQVLPLSGATQEVRRNRGFAVNELVFQVQAPPLGYSTYSVSLLQDQPPPSLPQHGAPTVIQNKFLQVTFDPDTGLLTGLSNLETKQTIKLTQNFYWYNASDGNSPESQQTSGAYIFRPNSSTPFMVNSKAKVERFQNTVVQEVRQWFAPWVSQVVRLYADSKAVELEWTVGPVPVNDGQGKEVITRLDTSIKTAEIFYTDSNGREVLQRRKDYRPTWQLKQTEPIAGNYYPINSRAFIKDDVDQLTVVTDRSQGGGSIYNGSLEIMLHRRLLYDDYRGVGEALDERSEIFPDGLVVRGRLLLSLERPAVAADTHRPLAQEVVSQPLLSFTDGGLSQNTALEFSGLQASLPPAVHLLTLSQWDDESVLLRLEHQFQSWESKVNSQPVTVNLQKLFSTLDVLGFSELNLSANQWKEEMSRFDWTPEKEEKPLLKTFEDPSVWEVTLRPMEIRTFLLRVTLK